A section of the Diabrotica virgifera virgifera chromosome 8, PGI_DIABVI_V3a genome encodes:
- the LOC126890433 gene encoding uncharacterized protein LOC126890433 isoform X3: MTLKVVLFFGIYLVAKISGHGMMLNPPGRSSFWRFNKTAPINYNDNQAFCGGAYVQNELNGGKCGVCGDPYTDPHPQKNENTGFYGTGIVVKTYEPGSVIDVEIKITANHLGNFKYSLCELKDFDAPEPNNCFEDLLLEDGSDKYIVNGEDNTVFNKVRLPNLQCERCVLRWTYKAGTIPCWH; the protein is encoded by the exons ATGACACTAAAAGTGGTTTTATTTTTTGGGATATATCTAGTCGCAAAGATATCTGGACATGGGATGATGTTAAATCCCCCAGGAAGGAGTTCCTTCTGGAGGTTTAACAAAACTGCACCTATAAATTATAATGATAACCAAGCTTTTTGTGGTGGAGCTTAT gtCCAAAATGAACTGAATGGTGGCAAGTGTGGTGTATGTGGAGATCCGTATACAGATCCTCATCCTCAGAAAAACGAAAATACCGGATTTTATGGTACAGGGATTGTCGTCAAGACCTATGAACCAGGTTCAGTTATTGATGTTGAAATCAAGATAACTGCTAATCATCTAGGAAATTTTAAATAcag TCTATGTGAACTCAAAGATTTTGATGCTCCAGAACCCAATAATTGTTTTGAAGATTTGCTACTGGAGGATGGTTCAGATAAGTATATTGTAAATGGGGAAGATAATACAGTCTTCAATAAAGTTCGACTGCCAAATTTGCAATGCGAAAGATGTGTTCTTAGATGGACTTATAAAGcag